A single genomic interval of Methanooceanicella nereidis harbors:
- a CDS encoding molybdopterin synthase, with product MKVISIVGYKKTGKTTLVERLVSELSKYGTVGTVKHTREEIFPIMGDTERHLESGAQVVVGVTPTRSAKIMKMNDLKSALKQLSQEGLDFAVVEGFKDSDVPKIAIGDVEASNIVARVDINASAGELAKIAMAQPDHVSLDYLIAKIKKSPKVKEAGAIGTFTGIVREVAGDEVTEALEFESYDEVMRQRIKAIEDDLKKKDGILDVLIHHKTGRIEAGDDIVYIVILSGHRQELFPALSDAIERIKDEVPIWKKEFTVSREFWVHDHHDH from the coding sequence ATGAAAGTTATTTCCATTGTCGGCTATAAAAAGACAGGCAAGACCACTCTGGTGGAGCGCCTGGTTTCAGAGCTGTCAAAATACGGTACAGTTGGCACTGTAAAACATACGAGAGAAGAAATATTTCCCATAATGGGGGATACGGAGAGGCATCTTGAGAGCGGAGCTCAGGTCGTCGTGGGCGTAACGCCTACTAGGAGCGCGAAGATCATGAAGATGAACGATCTAAAAAGCGCCCTGAAGCAGCTTTCTCAGGAGGGACTGGACTTCGCGGTCGTTGAAGGGTTCAAGGATAGCGATGTCCCGAAGATAGCTATAGGCGATGTCGAAGCGTCCAATATCGTCGCGAGAGTTGACATAAACGCGAGCGCCGGGGAGCTGGCAAAGATCGCCATGGCACAGCCCGATCACGTCTCGCTGGACTATCTTATAGCTAAGATCAAGAAAAGCCCGAAAGTAAAGGAAGCGGGAGCCATCGGTACGTTCACGGGGATCGTACGCGAGGTGGCAGGAGACGAGGTCACCGAAGCCCTTGAATTTGAAAGCTATGACGAGGTAATGAGGCAAAGGATCAAGGCAATAGAGGACGACCTGAAAAAGAAAGATGGAATACTGGACGTTCTGATACATCACAAGACCGGCAGGATCGAGGCCGGTGACGATATCGTGTACATAGTGATCCTGTCGGGTCACAGGCAGGAGCTTTTCCCCGCCCTAAGCGATGCGATCGAGCGGATCAAGGACGAAGTCCCTATCTGGAAAAAAGAGTTCACGGTATCCAGAGAGTTTTGGGTACATGACCATCACGATCATTGA
- the eif1A gene encoding translation initiation factor eIF-1A — MDKPNVNRKPGEGAPGQGEFTRVRTPNKREGEILGTVVSMLGANRVVVRCADGVTRMCRIPGKIKKRIWIRENDVVIVVPWEFQNEKGDVIWRYTGPQVDWLEKKGYL, encoded by the coding sequence CTGGATAAGCCAAACGTAAATAGAAAACCCGGTGAAGGCGCACCCGGACAGGGCGAGTTCACCAGAGTAAGGACGCCGAATAAAAGAGAAGGCGAGATCCTGGGCACAGTGGTCAGCATGCTTGGCGCTAATCGAGTCGTGGTAAGGTGTGCAGACGGCGTTACCCGCATGTGCAGGATCCCGGGCAAGATCAAGAAAAGGATATGGATCCGTGAGAATGATGTAGTGATCGTCGTACCATGGGAGTTCCAGAATGAAAAGGGCGACGTCATATGGAGATATACCGGTCCGCAGGTTGACTGGTTAGAGAAGAAAGGATATTTGTGA